A stretch of the TM7 phylum sp. oral taxon 349 genome encodes the following:
- a CDS encoding glyceraldehyde-3-phosphate dehydrogenase: MAAIKIAINGFDRIGRSAFKIAQGRNDVHVVAIRSEYDVDTTAYLLKHDSVYGNYARAVKPEDNYIAVGESRVDIVSNLQSVKKSWQDRMVDVVIDTTNTNSVRLKEHIIAGAKQVVAMSTADTIETIIMGVNDDSIGSISPVVSAGEPGAVAIAPVLAVLEQAFAPKKSALTVIDGGSPVDDTLRTKRTQQQNIIPAPFAGLTPSRQALGQQAIDGLSIHTPVANVGLAVITAVLAAPTTTAIVNQVFERAAKEPFYQGIINTTNKPLVSFDLRGSSYSATVDTQLTRVIGGDLVQLAVWFDSEWGYANRLVELSVDAGRVARNRA, translated from the coding sequence ATGGCAGCGATAAAAATAGCAATCAATGGTTTTGATAGAATCGGGCGCAGCGCGTTCAAGATCGCGCAGGGGCGCAATGATGTTCATGTTGTCGCAATTCGGAGCGAGTACGACGTTGATACGACGGCGTATTTGTTGAAGCACGATTCCGTGTACGGCAATTATGCACGCGCCGTGAAGCCTGAGGATAATTATATTGCTGTCGGCGAATCGCGGGTTGATATTGTGTCAAATTTGCAGTCAGTTAAAAAGTCGTGGCAAGACCGCATGGTTGACGTCGTGATTGATACGACAAATACCAATTCGGTGCGGTTGAAAGAGCATATTATAGCCGGCGCAAAGCAGGTCGTTGCGATGTCGACGGCGGACACGATTGAGACGATTATTATGGGCGTGAACGACGACTCGATCGGCTCGATCTCGCCGGTCGTCAGCGCTGGCGAGCCGGGTGCAGTAGCAATTGCGCCTGTACTTGCTGTACTTGAGCAAGCGTTTGCGCCGAAGAAATCAGCGCTTACGGTGATTGACGGCGGCTCGCCGGTTGACGATACGCTCCGTACGAAGCGTACGCAGCAACAGAATATTATTCCGGCGCCGTTCGCGGGGTTAACGCCGTCGCGCCAGGCGCTTGGACAGCAGGCAATTGACGGCTTGTCGATCCATACGCCAGTTGCAAATGTCGGGCTGGCGGTTATTACGGCAGTGCTTGCTGCACCGACAACAACAGCGATTGTAAATCAAGTATTTGAGCGTGCTGCTAAAGAGCCGTTTTATCAGGGAATTATCAATACGACTAATAAGCCGCTCGTATCATTCGATTTGCGTGGCAGCAGCTATAGTGCGACGGTTGATACGCAGCTGACGCGCGTAATTGGCGGCGACTTAGTGCAGTTGGCGGTATGGTTTGACAGCGAGTGGGGTTATGCGAACCGTCTCGTTGAGTTGTCTGTCGACGCTGGGCGCGTGGCGCGGAATCGTGCATAA
- a CDS encoding RpiB/LacA/LacB family sugar-phosphate isomerase: MKLFLGADHGGYYLKEKLQAYLTKRGFEWEDVGDKELDPNDDFPQFAQMAATKVLGEDDANDPRAILICTGGQGMAMAANRFSGIRAAVIWDKFEAHECRHDNDANVLCLPARVVDPPGEAHDNWKEIVDEWLDTPFAGAARYIRRNAELDKF; encoded by the coding sequence ATGAAATTATTTCTCGGCGCCGATCATGGCGGATACTATCTAAAAGAAAAATTGCAGGCTTATTTGACAAAGCGTGGTTTTGAATGGGAAGATGTCGGTGATAAAGAGCTTGATCCGAACGATGACTTCCCGCAGTTTGCGCAAATGGCAGCAACCAAAGTGCTGGGCGAGGATGACGCGAACGACCCGCGCGCGATTCTGATTTGCACGGGCGGTCAGGGCATGGCGATGGCGGCAAATCGCTTCAGCGGTATTCGCGCCGCAGTGATTTGGGATAAATTTGAAGCGCATGAATGCCGCCATGATAACGACGCGAATGTATTGTGTCTGCCGGCGCGCGTCGTCGATCCGCCGGGCGAAGCGCATGATAATTGGAAAGAAATCGTTGACGAATGGCTTGATACGCCGTTTGCCGGCGCAGCGCGGTATATACGGCGAAACGCAGAACTGGACAAGTTTTAA
- a CDS encoding transketolase, translated as MRRNIIRMLEHAGSGHSAGALGMADLVAALYFGIMNIDPKNPENPERDLFMLSNGHTVPVQYAAMAEAGFFPESELMTLRQWGSRLQGHPERMMLPGLETTSGPLGCGVAQGAGMAYALQYLDKQRHRWVYVVTGDGELDEGNIWESAMFAGKYKLAQLIVFVDRNNIQIDGPTEDVMPLENLREKWESFGWHVQEIDGNNVRAVIDAVNFAKAVENKPCCIITHTIPGKDVDFMEYDYTWHGIAPNSEQAEQALAELPANQEDV; from the coding sequence ATGCGCCGAAATATTATTCGGATGCTTGAACATGCTGGCAGCGGGCATTCGGCAGGCGCGCTTGGCATGGCGGATTTAGTGGCAGCGCTGTATTTCGGTATTATGAATATTGATCCAAAAAATCCCGAAAATCCGGAGCGCGATTTGTTCATGCTTAGCAACGGGCATACTGTGCCAGTGCAGTATGCCGCGATGGCGGAAGCGGGATTTTTCCCCGAAAGCGAGTTAATGACCTTGCGCCAGTGGGGTTCGCGCTTGCAAGGGCATCCCGAGCGCATGATGTTGCCAGGACTTGAGACGACCAGCGGTCCGCTTGGCTGCGGTGTTGCGCAAGGCGCGGGCATGGCGTATGCGCTGCAGTACCTTGATAAGCAGCGTCATCGCTGGGTGTATGTTGTTACGGGTGACGGCGAGCTTGACGAGGGCAATATTTGGGAGTCGGCAATGTTTGCCGGCAAGTATAAATTAGCGCAGCTGATTGTCTTTGTTGATCGTAATAATATCCAAATTGATGGTCCGACGGAAGATGTTATGCCGCTTGAAAATCTTCGTGAAAAATGGGAAAGCTTTGGTTGGCATGTGCAAGAAATTGACGGCAACAACGTGCGTGCCGTGATTGACGCGGTGAATTTTGCAAAAGCGGTCGAAAATAAACCGTGCTGCATCATCACGCACACAATTCCCGGCAAGGATGTCGATTTCATGGAATACGATTACACGTGGCACGGTATCGCGCCGAATAGCGAGCAGGCAGAACAGGCGCTTGCCGAGTTACCGGCTAATCAGGAGGACGTATAA
- a CDS encoding transketolase family protein, which produces MYPLNDNIYTNNPDVEPTRTGFGRGLKAAGQADERIVGLCADLVESVKMDAFAREFPERYIEVGIAEQNLVTVAAGLARAGKIPFAASYAAFSPGRNWEQIKTTACLNDMPVKIIGGHSGSTVGPDGATHQMFEDIALMRVLPNMVVICPGDSIEAGKATRAMARDSRPNYLRVAREKTPIFSTNASPFDIGKAYVLREGSDVTILSTGIETPYALRAADVLARDGVQAEVVHVPTVKPLDRATITASIKKTGRAVTCEDAQAAGGFGGAVAELLCDEMPAPLLRIGVQDRYGESGKPLEVHQKLGLADDTIVVKTKEFIAHCPQYRAGF; this is translated from the coding sequence ATGTACCCGCTTAACGATAATATCTACACCAATAACCCTGATGTTGAGCCAACGCGTACTGGGTTTGGACGCGGACTAAAGGCTGCTGGACAAGCGGACGAACGTATCGTTGGGCTGTGCGCTGATTTGGTAGAAAGCGTCAAAATGGATGCGTTTGCGCGCGAATTTCCCGAGCGCTATATTGAAGTTGGTATTGCTGAGCAAAATCTCGTGACGGTGGCAGCGGGATTAGCGCGCGCCGGTAAAATACCGTTTGCAGCCAGCTACGCGGCGTTTAGCCCCGGGCGCAACTGGGAACAAATCAAAACGACAGCGTGCCTGAATGATATGCCGGTGAAAATCATCGGCGGCCATAGTGGTAGTACGGTCGGCCCAGACGGCGCAACGCATCAGATGTTTGAGGATATTGCGCTTATGCGCGTATTGCCGAACATGGTGGTGATTTGCCCGGGCGATAGTATTGAAGCCGGCAAAGCAACCCGCGCGATGGCGCGCGATTCCCGTCCGAATTATTTGCGCGTAGCTCGCGAAAAAACGCCGATTTTCAGTACAAACGCTAGTCCGTTTGATATTGGAAAAGCGTATGTACTGCGCGAAGGCAGTGATGTGACGATTCTGAGTACGGGTATTGAAACGCCGTACGCACTGCGGGCAGCAGATGTGTTGGCGCGTGATGGTGTGCAGGCTGAGGTTGTACACGTACCGACAGTGAAGCCGCTTGACCGTGCAACGATTACCGCAAGTATTAAGAAAACTGGTCGCGCAGTAACGTGCGAAGATGCGCAGGCTGCTGGCGGTTTTGGCGGCGCGGTCGCTGAACTGCTGTGCGATGAAATGCCGGCACCTTTATTGCGTATTGGCGTGCAAGATCGCTACGGCGAGTCGGGTAAACCGCTTGAAGTCCATCAAAAGCTTGGATTGGCAGACGATACGATTGTTGTCAAAACAAAAGAATTTATTGCGCATTGTCCGCAATATCGCGCTGGATTTTAA
- a CDS encoding class II fructose-bisphosphate aldolase — protein sequence MHRSRQEGFAVGAFNIDNQETLQAISQAAQKLQAPVMVEVSAGEVKTMGGCQNIRDMVSNYRSTYNIEMYINLDHAPTVELCQQAIDAGFEFIHIDISQANHDAALEEIIAKTKDVVAYARSTGALVEAEERYFFGDSNVHKEAIDYEEVKKWNTKPNEARDFVAATGIDTMAVQIGNLHGLYPVPKILDLDLLREIRAAIDCQISLHGGSGTPLHYFEDAAKIGVSKININSDLRYAFRTTLEKVLRENPDEYAVYKLMPQVRAAVQAVVEEKIQAFGSVGKAA from the coding sequence ATGCACCGTAGCCGCCAGGAGGGCTTTGCGGTCGGGGCGTTTAATATTGATAACCAAGAAACATTGCAAGCGATTTCGCAAGCAGCGCAAAAGCTGCAAGCGCCGGTAATGGTTGAAGTGAGCGCTGGCGAAGTTAAGACGATGGGCGGCTGCCAAAATATTCGCGATATGGTGAGTAATTACCGCAGTACGTATAATATAGAGATGTATATCAATCTTGACCATGCGCCGACCGTCGAACTGTGCCAGCAGGCGATTGACGCTGGGTTTGAATTTATTCATATTGATATTTCGCAGGCGAATCATGATGCGGCGCTTGAAGAAATTATCGCGAAGACGAAAGATGTCGTAGCGTACGCGCGTTCAACCGGCGCGCTTGTCGAGGCGGAAGAGCGCTATTTCTTCGGCGATTCAAATGTGCACAAGGAAGCGATTGACTATGAAGAGGTGAAAAAATGGAACACCAAGCCAAATGAAGCGCGCGATTTCGTGGCGGCGACGGGAATTGATACGATGGCGGTGCAAATCGGCAATCTGCACGGATTGTATCCCGTGCCGAAAATTTTAGATTTAGACTTGCTGCGGGAGATTCGTGCGGCGATTGACTGTCAGATTAGTTTACATGGCGGCAGCGGCACTCCGCTCCATTATTTTGAAGATGCGGCAAAAATCGGTGTCAGCAAGATCAATATCAATAGTGATTTGCGCTATGCGTTTCGTACGACGCTTGAGAAAGTGCTGCGCGAAAATCCTGACGAGTACGCGGTGTACAAATTGATGCCGCAGGTGCGCGCGGCGGTGCAGGCGGTTGTTGAAGAAAAAATTCAGGCGTTTGGCAGCGTGGGTAAGGCGGCGTAA
- a CDS encoding carbohydrate kinase family protein — protein sequence MVKVLAIGKGTQDVFLRSDEFDPHTRGKKVYTEIPLGLKMEVDDVTFSTGGNATNVATTLARQGIETAYMWGLGEDPASQSILHELDREGVDTRHVVQDPHYQSGYSVIMIATNGERTILNHRGNAFGRSGRHNFNLTAIEGYDWIYPTSLGHGGLKLLREIIDAAEKYGASVMLNPAGPELAEKDKLIPLLETVDVLITNKEEMQQLVSGKTCEELALHALNYVPVAIVSDGPNGVVATDGKTIVRAGMYEDVPVVDRTGAGDAFASGFLSQWARGKSLKDSIIFASANSTSVVTKIGAKAGILRRGVHLHDMPISEKPIAR from the coding sequence GTGGTAAAAGTTTTAGCGATCGGCAAGGGGACACAAGACGTATTTTTGCGCAGCGACGAGTTTGACCCGCACACGCGCGGCAAAAAAGTCTATACTGAAATCCCACTCGGACTCAAAATGGAAGTCGACGACGTTACGTTTAGTACGGGCGGTAATGCGACGAACGTGGCAACAACGCTAGCGCGCCAGGGGATTGAGACAGCGTATATGTGGGGGCTGGGTGAAGATCCGGCGAGCCAGTCGATTTTGCACGAACTTGACCGCGAGGGTGTTGATACGCGCCATGTTGTACAAGATCCGCATTATCAGTCAGGTTACTCGGTGATTATGATTGCGACGAACGGGGAGCGTACGATTCTCAACCACCGCGGCAATGCGTTTGGGCGCAGCGGGCGGCATAATTTTAATTTAACAGCAATTGAGGGTTACGATTGGATTTATCCGACGAGTTTAGGCCATGGCGGTTTGAAATTGCTACGCGAAATTATTGATGCGGCAGAAAAATATGGCGCGAGTGTGATGCTTAATCCGGCTGGTCCGGAGTTGGCGGAAAAAGACAAATTAATTCCGCTACTTGAAACGGTTGACGTACTCATTACGAATAAGGAAGAGATGCAGCAACTGGTGAGCGGTAAGACTTGCGAGGAGCTGGCGCTGCACGCGCTGAATTATGTGCCAGTTGCGATTGTAAGCGATGGTCCGAACGGCGTAGTCGCGACCGACGGTAAAACGATTGTGCGCGCCGGTATGTATGAGGATGTGCCAGTAGTTGATCGGACGGGTGCGGGCGATGCGTTCGCGAGCGGCTTTCTGAGCCAATGGGCGCGTGGTAAAAGTTTGAAAGATTCAATTATTTTCGCAAGTGCAAACAGCACAAGTGTCGTGACAAAAATTGGTGCTAAGGCTGGTATTTTGCGCCGCGGCGTGCATTTGCACGATATGCCAATTAGCGAAAAACCAATTGCAAGATAG
- the uvrB gene encoding excinuclease ABC subunit UvrB gives MNRFILHSDYQPTGDQPQAIQQLVNGLRSGEREQTLLGVTGSGKTFTMANIIAERNVPTLILAHNKTLAAQLFSEFKQFFPENEVHYFVSYFDYYQPEAYIASSDTYIEKDSAINEEIDRLRHAATDALLTRRDVIIVASVSCIYGLGSPSDYYDLSITVKTGERRLQDKFLRQLMDIQYHRNDIDFARGTFRVRGDVVDVFPASGETAYRVEFFGDDVDRITHIDPLTGEIIDEPSQFTLFPSSHYATPKQKIQAAIEGIRREYDERVAWFEANDKLLEAQRLTQRTKYDLEMLEQTGFVKGIENYSRYLTNREPGEQPATLLDYFPDDFLMMIDESHVTVPQVRGMYNGDRARKEVLVQYGFRLPSALDNRPLRFDEFNRHINQVIYVSATPGDYELERSPAPAQQVIRPTGLLDPEISVRPTDGQVDDLVAEIKDRIDKKQRVLVTTLTKRMAEDLSSYLTDMGVKTAYIHSEIDTLERGDILRDLRMGVYDVLVGINLLREGIDLPEVSLVAIMDADKEGFLRSERSLIQTIGRAARHVDGAVIMYGDTITDSMRLAIDETKRRRSIQQAYNQEHGITPRGITKAIDEGLRAIIPQKEDEKPKLDLKKIPKDEYASLVKDLTGQMKLASANLEFERAAELRDLIAEVKQKM, from the coding sequence ATGAATCGATTCATTCTTCATTCCGATTATCAGCCGACCGGCGATCAGCCGCAGGCTATTCAACAGCTTGTTAATGGGTTGCGGTCTGGTGAGCGTGAGCAAACGTTACTTGGTGTAACGGGAAGCGGTAAGACATTTACAATGGCAAATATCATTGCTGAACGCAATGTGCCGACGCTGATTCTAGCGCATAATAAGACGCTTGCAGCGCAATTATTTAGTGAGTTTAAGCAATTCTTTCCCGAAAACGAAGTTCACTATTTTGTCAGTTATTTTGATTATTATCAGCCAGAGGCGTATATTGCGTCGAGCGATACATATATCGAAAAGGATTCGGCAATTAATGAAGAGATTGACCGCCTGCGCCATGCTGCGACTGACGCGTTGTTGACGCGCCGCGATGTAATTATTGTTGCGAGTGTCAGTTGTATTTATGGTTTGGGTAGTCCGAGCGATTATTACGATTTATCAATTACAGTGAAAACGGGCGAGCGGCGCCTGCAGGATAAATTTCTGCGCCAGCTAATGGACATTCAATATCACCGCAACGACATTGATTTTGCGCGTGGCACATTTCGCGTGCGCGGTGATGTAGTTGACGTGTTTCCGGCGAGCGGCGAGACGGCATATCGCGTGGAGTTTTTTGGTGACGACGTTGATCGGATTACTCATATTGACCCGCTGACGGGCGAGATTATTGATGAGCCAAGCCAATTCACACTATTTCCGAGCAGTCATTATGCTACGCCGAAGCAGAAGATTCAGGCGGCGATTGAGGGAATCCGCCGCGAATATGATGAGCGTGTGGCGTGGTTTGAGGCGAATGATAAGTTGCTGGAGGCGCAACGTTTGACACAGCGTACAAAATATGATTTAGAAATGCTTGAACAAACTGGATTTGTGAAAGGTATTGAAAACTATAGTCGCTATCTAACGAATCGTGAACCAGGCGAGCAGCCAGCGACGCTGCTTGACTATTTTCCGGACGATTTTTTGATGATGATTGACGAAAGCCATGTGACTGTACCGCAGGTGCGCGGCATGTATAATGGCGACCGTGCGCGCAAAGAGGTGCTGGTGCAATACGGATTTCGGCTGCCGAGTGCGCTTGACAACCGCCCGCTTCGTTTTGATGAATTTAATCGCCATATCAACCAAGTGATTTACGTTTCGGCGACACCGGGTGACTATGAGTTGGAGCGATCGCCTGCACCGGCGCAGCAGGTGATTCGCCCGACAGGTTTGCTTGACCCTGAAATTAGCGTGCGCCCGACGGACGGGCAGGTTGATGATTTGGTTGCCGAAATCAAAGACCGCATTGATAAAAAGCAGCGCGTACTCGTGACGACGTTGACAAAGCGTATGGCAGAAGATCTGTCGAGCTATCTGACGGATATGGGCGTAAAAACAGCATATATTCACAGTGAAATTGACACGTTGGAGCGCGGCGATATTTTACGCGACTTGCGTATGGGCGTGTACGATGTTTTAGTTGGTATCAATTTACTGCGCGAGGGAATTGACTTGCCAGAAGTAAGTTTGGTTGCAATTATGGACGCCGATAAGGAAGGCTTTTTGCGTAGCGAGCGTTCTCTTATCCAGACGATCGGGCGTGCTGCTCGCCATGTCGATGGCGCGGTTATTATGTACGGTGATACGATTACCGATAGCATGCGTTTGGCAATTGACGAAACTAAACGTCGCCGTAGTATTCAGCAGGCATATAATCAGGAGCATGGCATTACGCCGCGGGGAATTACGAAAGCGATCGACGAGGGATTACGCGCGATTATTCCACAAAAAGAGGATGAAAAGCCGAAGCTTGACCTCAAAAAGATTCCAAAAGATGAATACGCAAGTTTAGTTAAAGACCTAACAGGGCAAATGAAGCTAGCGAGCGCAAACCTGGAATTTGAACGTGCCGCTGAACTGCGCGATTTGATCGCGGAGGTTAAACAGAAGATGTGA
- a CDS encoding alpha amylase C-terminal domain-containing protein, translating to MVHQIKKNLGVITHRGGAEFRVWAPFAKQVYIDGTFTPNGKQPLTSEDDGYWFALIHGAEPGHQYKYIIETPDGRLLEKNDPRARAITSSDKGFSVIVDNEFDWHGDNFIMPPKCDHVIYELHVGTFNRPDAATSGTFDSAIEKLDYLRDLGINIIELMPVTSMAFSNGWGYAPNHIFSVESMLGGRHGLMKFVRACHQHGIGVILDVVYNHFYGDTDLWRFDGWSENDRGGIYFYNDERGDTPWGGRPDYGRPEVRQFILDNVAMWFAEYHIDGLRVDSTIYMRNTAGRDNDPDYDIGDAWSLLQDIVSLAHKIKPDSLIIAEDSASNPQIVAPRLDGGCGFDSQWELGFPHALRAALGLSTDQPNLDGIQYEFNHAYGSDAFARTIFSDSHDTAANGSVRLNEAVAPAGGATLFAREKTLLANAVTLTSPGIPMLLQGSEFLQDGSFNDWAALEWQKTEKYAGIVTAHRHLLDLRHNRYGHTGGLQGQSTALFHVNTDGLVIGYHRWVNGGTGDDVIVIANFSSTDYDHYAMQFPLGGKWHIRFNSSWRGYSKDFRGGHQSIIHTDKDSTAHFSLPAYTLYILSQE from the coding sequence ATGGTACATCAAATCAAAAAGAACCTGGGCGTCATCACGCACAGAGGCGGCGCGGAGTTTCGCGTGTGGGCGCCGTTCGCCAAACAAGTTTACATTGACGGCACATTTACGCCGAACGGCAAGCAGCCGCTTACCAGCGAGGACGACGGCTATTGGTTTGCGCTGATTCACGGCGCAGAACCAGGACACCAATACAAATATATCATTGAGACGCCAGACGGACGCTTGCTCGAAAAGAATGACCCGCGTGCTCGGGCTATTACGTCAAGCGATAAAGGATTTTCAGTAATTGTCGACAATGAATTCGACTGGCATGGCGACAATTTTATAATGCCGCCAAAGTGCGACCACGTTATTTACGAACTGCATGTTGGCACATTCAACCGTCCCGATGCCGCGACCTCAGGTACATTTGATTCTGCGATTGAAAAACTTGATTACTTGCGCGATCTCGGCATCAATATTATTGAACTTATGCCGGTCACGAGCATGGCGTTTAGCAACGGTTGGGGTTATGCGCCAAATCATATTTTTAGCGTCGAAAGTATGCTCGGCGGACGGCATGGACTGATGAAATTCGTGCGCGCCTGCCATCAGCACGGTATCGGCGTCATTCTCGACGTTGTATACAACCATTTTTACGGCGATACTGATTTGTGGCGCTTTGACGGCTGGAGTGAGAATGATCGCGGCGGCATCTATTTTTATAATGACGAGCGCGGCGATACGCCGTGGGGCGGACGACCCGACTACGGGCGGCCGGAAGTACGCCAATTCATCCTTGACAACGTCGCGATGTGGTTCGCTGAATATCATATAGACGGTTTGCGCGTTGATAGTACGATTTACATGCGCAATACCGCCGGGCGCGACAACGACCCCGACTACGACATCGGCGATGCCTGGAGCTTATTACAAGATATCGTATCGTTAGCACACAAAATTAAGCCCGACTCGCTCATCATCGCTGAAGATTCTGCAAGTAACCCGCAGATCGTCGCGCCGCGGCTTGATGGCGGCTGCGGGTTTGATAGCCAGTGGGAGCTAGGCTTTCCGCATGCTTTACGCGCCGCGCTCGGGCTATCAACCGACCAGCCAAATTTAGACGGCATCCAATATGAGTTCAACCATGCTTACGGCAGCGACGCCTTTGCGCGTACAATTTTCAGCGATTCGCACGATACTGCCGCTAACGGCTCAGTTCGGCTAAACGAAGCTGTCGCGCCCGCAGGCGGCGCCACGCTCTTCGCGCGCGAAAAAACATTACTCGCAAACGCTGTTACGCTGACGTCTCCCGGTATTCCAATGCTCCTGCAAGGCAGCGAGTTCTTGCAAGACGGCTCATTCAACGATTGGGCGGCGCTTGAATGGCAAAAAACCGAAAAATACGCCGGTATTGTGACAGCACACCGCCATTTGCTTGATTTGCGACACAACCGCTACGGACATACTGGCGGGCTACAAGGGCAATCAACCGCACTCTTTCACGTTAACACCGACGGGCTTGTCATTGGATACCACCGCTGGGTTAATGGCGGCACAGGCGACGATGTGATTGTTATCGCTAATTTCAGCAGCACCGATTACGACCATTACGCTATGCAATTTCCGCTCGGCGGCAAATGGCATATTCGATTTAACAGCAGCTGGCGCGGGTACAGCAAGGATTTTCGCGGCGGACATCAAAGTATCATTCACACAGACAAGGATTCCACCGCACATTTTTCGCTGCCGGCGTATACGCTGTACATTTTATCGCAGGAATAA
- the gatC gene encoding Asp-tRNA(Asn)/Glu-tRNA(Gln) amidotransferase subunit GatC — MSTITTDDVHHLAQLSSLQLSDSEVENLRTDLENIINYIKQLNEVDTSGVEPTYQVTGLENVWRGDEIDAGSVTPEQLLDLAAEQSGHCVKVPKVL; from the coding sequence ATGAGTACAATTACTACCGATGATGTGCACCATCTGGCACAGTTAAGCAGTCTGCAGTTATCTGATAGCGAGGTTGAAAATCTACGCACAGATCTCGAAAATATTATCAACTATATCAAGCAGCTGAACGAAGTCGATACGAGCGGCGTCGAACCGACATACCAAGTGACGGGGCTTGAAAACGTGTGGCGTGGCGACGAAATTGACGCTGGCAGCGTAACGCCGGAGCAGCTGCTTGATCTGGCGGCAGAACAGAGCGGTCATTGCGTAAAAGTACCAAAGGTGTTGTAG
- the gatA gene encoding Asp-tRNA(Asn)/Glu-tRNA(Gln) amidotransferase subunit GatA encodes MKIAELVQQIAARKTTAREQVEASIAKAHSVEEYHALLSLTEERALARADEIDAKIANGEDAGVLAGAPFVVKDNYLAFGAPTTAASKMLEHFNAPLQATVVEKLEAAGAICIGKSNMDAFAHGGSTENSAFGVTHNAVDTTKVAGGSSGGSAVVTALDVVPFALGTDTGGSIRQPASFNGVLGFKPTYGLSSRYGVVAMASSTDTMGCFAKSADDIALVTSVMAGHDPRDMTTLPDYFEVQHDAPKNLKIGIIRETMTDDVDTDVRAAVNNYADALRAAGHTVEMVAMPSIKHALAIYYIVVPAEISSNLARYDGVRYGRRAEGVKTLAELYGRSRGEGFVTENKRRIMIGSYVLSSGFFDAYYLQAQKARTVLINEFNALFEQYDFLLMPTAPTPAFGIGENADDPVKMYLADVMTVPPSLAGLPALSVPAGVNARGLPIGAQLVGRAKSDAALIALAGSMEARA; translated from the coding sequence ATGAAAATTGCGGAATTAGTACAGCAAATCGCGGCGCGTAAAACAACGGCGCGCGAGCAAGTCGAAGCGTCTATTGCTAAAGCACATAGCGTTGAAGAATATCATGCGTTGTTGAGTTTGACCGAAGAGCGGGCGTTGGCGCGTGCTGACGAGATTGATGCAAAAATTGCGAATGGCGAAGACGCGGGCGTGCTGGCGGGTGCGCCATTTGTGGTAAAGGACAACTACTTGGCGTTCGGCGCGCCGACGACAGCGGCGAGCAAAATGCTTGAACACTTTAACGCACCGCTGCAGGCGACGGTCGTTGAAAAGCTTGAAGCGGCAGGAGCAATTTGTATTGGTAAATCAAATATGGATGCGTTTGCACACGGCGGCAGTACCGAGAATTCGGCGTTCGGTGTGACGCACAATGCAGTCGATACAACAAAGGTTGCGGGCGGCTCAAGCGGTGGATCGGCGGTTGTGACGGCACTTGATGTCGTGCCGTTTGCGCTTGGCACCGACACGGGTGGTTCAATTCGCCAGCCAGCTAGCTTCAACGGCGTACTTGGATTTAAGCCAACCTATGGATTGAGTAGCCGCTACGGTGTCGTGGCGATGGCGTCAAGCACCGACACAATGGGCTGTTTTGCTAAATCTGCCGACGACATTGCACTAGTTACGAGTGTGATGGCGGGGCACGATCCGCGTGATATGACGACGCTGCCAGATTATTTTGAAGTGCAGCATGATGCACCAAAAAATCTGAAAATCGGTATCATTCGTGAAACAATGACTGACGACGTCGATACGGATGTGCGTGCGGCAGTGAATAACTACGCTGATGCGTTGCGCGCAGCGGGGCACACGGTTGAAATGGTTGCTATGCCGAGCATTAAGCATGCGCTTGCAATTTATTATATCGTTGTGCCGGCGGAGATTTCGTCGAATTTAGCGCGCTACGACGGAGTGCGCTACGGTCGCCGTGCCGAAGGCGTGAAAACGCTAGCAGAACTGTATGGGCGTTCGCGCGGCGAAGGTTTTGTTACCGAAAACAAGCGCCGTATTATGATCGGCAGCTACGTGCTGAGCAGCGGATTCTTCGACGCCTATTATTTGCAGGCGCAAAAAGCGCGCACGGTGCTTATCAATGAATTTAATGCATTGTTTGAGCAGTATGATTTCTTGTTGATGCCGACCGCGCCGACGCCAGCGTTTGGTATTGGCGAGAACGCGGACGATCCGGTGAAGATGTACTTGGCGGACGTCATGACTGTGCCGCCGAGTCTGGCGGGTTTGCCGGCGTTGAGTGTGCCGGCGGGTGTGAATGCACGAGGGTTGCCGATTGGCGCACAGTTGGTCGGCCGCGCTAAGTCGGATGCGGCGCTGATCGCGCTTGCGGGCAGTATGGAGGCTCGGGCATGA